From the genome of Actinomycetota bacterium:
GGCATTTCAACCCCGCGGTCAGCGTGGCGCTGGCCGCGGTGCGCAGGATCGCCCCCGCCGACGCCGTGACCTACGTCGTCTGCCAGCTGGCCGGCGGCGTGGCCGCCGCGCTGATCGTCGCGCTGATGACCGGCGACGCCGGGGAGGTCGCCAACCTCGGCGCGCTGGTGCCCAGCGAAGCCTTCGACATGACGGTGTGGAGCGTCGGGCTGGCCGAGCTGCTGGGCACCTTCCTGCTCATGGGCGCGGTCATGGGCACGGCCGTGGCCCGCAGCGACGCACAGCGCTGGGCGCCGTTGATCATCGGCGGCGCCTTCGGTGTGGCTGCCCTGGCCCTCGGCCCGCTGACCGGTGCGGGCTTCAATCCGGCGCGCGCCTTCGGCCCGGCCATCGCCAGCGGCGAGTTCGGCGGGGCCGACGTCTTCATCGTCGGCTACCTCGTCGCACCCGTGCTGGGCGCCCTGGCCGC
Proteins encoded in this window:
- a CDS encoding aquaporin, giving the protein RRPGRSTVEGQAAKLDERGAAAYVAEFAGTFLLVVFICLAASQSGGTGVTDYAVIGLVDFLALTILVAVLGGVSGGHFNPAVSVALAAVRRIAPADAVTYVVCQLAGGVAAALIVALMTGDAGEVANLGALVPSEAFDMTVWSVGLAELLGTFLLMGAVMGTAVARSDAQRWAPLIIGGAFGVAALALGPLTGAGFNPARAFGPAIASGEFGGADVFIVGYLVAPVLGALAAAFGYQALTLAPRGGEGHRPVDTRDKSPAERLLE